The proteins below come from a single Metarhizium brunneum chromosome 1, complete sequence genomic window:
- the yfeX gene encoding Dye-decolorizing peroxidase, with product MPSLIVTSTRITLALQARRAGPALARYTSSKSTMSSQPVASPLTQSATFLVVSATESPDAIATIRAALSSVADITKNVSIRHPSSNLSCVVGIGSSVWDRLTGIPKPKELHAFPEVRGAKHTAVSTPGDLLFHIRAERRDVSFEFENQLLMKLGGSVKVEDETTGFRYFDARDLLGFVDGTANPVGSDVADAVCIAEADDAAAVGGSYIVVQKYVHDIDGWRGLSTEQQEAVIGRTKLDNMELDDAQQGQQQSHKTLATIQDEDGNEHDILRDNMPFGSPGHKEFGTYFIGYSKKLWVIEKMMERMFIGNPPGKHDRILDFSTPLTGTTFYAPPTSILEKLG from the coding sequence ATGCCCTCTTTGATCGTCACCTCGACCCGCATCACGCTCGCCCTCCAAGCCAGACGAGCAGGTCCAGCCCTCGCCCGCTACACGTCGTCCAAATCAACAATGAGTTCCCAGCCCGTGGCAAGCCCCCTCACACAGTCGGCGACGTTCCTGGTCGTTTCGGCCACTGAGTCGCCGGATGCCATCGCCACGATCCGCGCCGCACTTTCCTCTGTCGCTGACATTACCAAGAACGTGTCCATCCGCCATCCCAGCTCCAATCTAAGCTGCGTAGTTGGCATCGGGAGCTCGGTCTGGGACCGACTCACCGGCatccccaagcccaaggagcTGCACGCGTTCCCAGAGGTCCGCGGAGCCAAGCACACTGCCGTCTCGACGCCCGGCGATCTCTTGTTCCACATACGCGCCGAGAGGAGAGACGTCAGCTTCGAATTCGAGAACCAGCTGCTCATGAAGCTGGGCGGCTCCGTCAAGGTGGAGGACGAGACCACCGGTTTCCGCTACTTTGACGCCCGCGATCTCTTGGGATTCGTCGACGGCACCGCCAATCCTGTCGGATCGGACGTGGCAGACGCCGTCTGTATTGCCGAGGCAGACGACGCGGCTGCCGTGGGCGGAAGTTATATCGTGGTGCAAAAATACGTCCACGATATAGATGGCTGGCGCGGATTGTCCACTGAGCAGCAAGAGGCCGTCATTGGCCGAACCAAGCTGGACAACATGGAGCTTGACGACGCTCAGCAAGGGCAGCAACAATCTCACAAGACGTTGGCGACGATccaagacgaggacggcaaCGAGCATGACATTCTGCGAGACAACATGCCCTTTGGGTCGCCGGGGCACAAGGAGTTTGGCACCTACTTCATTGGGTATTCCAAGAAACTATGGGTGATTGAAAAGATGATGGAGCGCATGTTTATCGGTAACCCGCCGGGCAAGCACGACCGCATCTTGGATTTCTCGACGCCTCTAACAGGCACGACGTTCTACGCACCGCCCACGTCTATCCTGGAGAAGCTTGGGTAA